The Streptomyces camelliae genome window below encodes:
- a CDS encoding SHOCT domain-containing protein — translation MEVDAVMYWDGGWAWMAFMPLLWIALIGLAVWAVIRLTHSSSAGASGRGHGWEGQQHRETPEEILDRRYASGEIDTDTYTEARERLAAHRPRPQ, via the coding sequence GTGGAGGTGGATGCGGTGATGTACTGGGACGGCGGCTGGGCCTGGATGGCCTTCATGCCCCTGCTGTGGATCGCGCTGATCGGCCTCGCCGTGTGGGCCGTGATCCGCCTGACGCACAGCTCGTCCGCGGGCGCGTCCGGCCGCGGCCACGGCTGGGAAGGCCAGCAGCACCGGGAGACCCCGGAGGAGATCCTCGACCGGCGCTACGCCTCGGGAGAGATCGACACGGACACATACACCGAGGCGCGCGAACGCCTCGCCGCCCACCGGCCGAGGCCGCAGTGA
- a CDS encoding PP2C family protein-serine/threonine phosphatase has product MTYVAVTALSHPGLIRDSNEDSLVVGPWTVCSTVTENPQTLVFRLGTPLVVAVADGLGGQPGGEVASALVVRRLAASGPGLAGEDEVRQDLDICNREVYAAARASGGALATMGTTVAGAVVLPGSLLVFNVGDSRVFAVPRDGVLQVSTDDSPTPEPGRRTTSLVTQSLGGTAEYRPVAPHVTTVSLAPGDRYLICTDGLTDPLPNDVLDDVLREHDDGRAAFELWKAAMAAGGPDNITLAVMSVVER; this is encoded by the coding sequence ATGACGTACGTCGCCGTTACCGCGCTGAGTCATCCAGGGCTGATCCGCGACAGCAACGAGGACAGCCTGGTCGTCGGGCCGTGGACCGTGTGCTCCACCGTGACCGAGAATCCGCAGACGCTGGTGTTCCGGCTCGGCACACCGCTCGTGGTCGCGGTCGCCGACGGGCTCGGCGGCCAGCCCGGCGGCGAGGTGGCCAGCGCCCTGGTGGTCCGCCGGCTCGCCGCGAGCGGGCCTGGTCTGGCCGGTGAGGACGAGGTCCGCCAGGACCTCGACATCTGCAATCGCGAGGTGTACGCGGCCGCCCGTGCGAGCGGTGGTGCGCTGGCCACGATGGGCACGACCGTCGCGGGAGCCGTCGTACTGCCGGGGTCGCTGCTGGTGTTCAACGTCGGCGACAGCCGGGTCTTCGCCGTGCCCCGGGACGGGGTGCTCCAGGTCAGCACGGACGACAGCCCGACGCCGGAACCGGGGCGGCGCACCACCTCCCTCGTGACGCAGTCCCTCGGCGGCACCGCGGAGTACCGCCCTGTCGCCCCTCATGTGACAACCGTGTCCCTCGCCCCCGGCGACCGATACCTGATCTGCACCGACGGACTGACCGACCCCCTGCCGAACGACGTCCTCGACGACGTACTGCGCGAACACGACGACGGACGGGCCGCATTCGAACTCTGGAAGGCCGCCATGGCCGCCGGCGGACCGGACAACATCACGCTCGCCGTGATGAGTGTCGTGGAACGATGA
- a CDS encoding molybdopterin dinucleotide binding domain-containing protein, producing the protein MVPTGPVDRFDAFRALAERRGRPGERLVGSLAEARARTADGPGVRAPAVTAGMGLLAAAALGPAGHYADLTAPHGRRQVRVCEATACFAAQLGRHLCGVERELGVAAGAATPDGETSLQAVRCLGHCYAGPAALDGDATRTGPTPAAQLAGRAVARDAAIPAADDTGDPVLLGRLPAGEPARQVWPRIVTSGTPGRVGPEVAASGLRGRGGAGCRVATKWAAVGRAPGTVVADGDEGDPGSFADRLLREAAPERVPEGLVLACFACGARQAVALVRSEYPRALARMREAVARAYADGHFGRSVHGTGTAVQVFATPDGRAHLAAAPYLPPGEPPDDDYLLLLVTGRRWAHHNSGSTTRHSGTSALDPVDLLDLHPDDAARYDLREGARVGVDGRHGRARLTARVSEQAPPGQAFCSFRFTASRVNRATSEHANTATSCPEYQVMAVRVHDASTGGAR; encoded by the coding sequence ATGGTTCCCACGGGCCCTGTGGACCGTTTCGACGCGTTCCGGGCCCTGGCAGAACGGCGCGGCCGGCCGGGAGAGCGGCTGGTCGGGTCGCTGGCCGAGGCCAGGGCGCGAACGGCGGACGGCCCGGGGGTCCGGGCTCCTGCGGTCACCGCCGGTATGGGGCTGCTTGCGGCCGCCGCGCTCGGACCGGCCGGTCACTACGCGGACCTCACCGCCCCGCACGGTCGCCGCCAGGTCCGGGTGTGCGAGGCGACGGCGTGCTTCGCCGCGCAGCTCGGACGACACCTGTGTGGCGTAGAGCGGGAGCTCGGTGTCGCCGCGGGGGCTGCCACACCGGACGGGGAGACGTCGTTGCAGGCCGTCCGTTGCCTCGGGCACTGCTACGCGGGTCCCGCGGCGCTCGACGGTGACGCAACGCGTACGGGCCCGACGCCGGCCGCTCAGCTCGCGGGACGCGCCGTCGCCCGGGATGCGGCGATTCCGGCGGCCGACGACACCGGCGATCCCGTCCTGCTGGGCCGTCTGCCGGCCGGTGAGCCCGCCCGGCAGGTGTGGCCGCGGATCGTGACGTCCGGTACTCCCGGTCGGGTCGGGCCGGAGGTCGCCGCGTCGGGGCTGCGGGGACGCGGTGGCGCGGGGTGCCGGGTGGCCACGAAGTGGGCGGCCGTCGGGCGGGCGCCCGGCACCGTCGTCGCCGACGGGGACGAGGGTGATCCCGGTTCCTTCGCCGACCGGCTGCTGAGGGAAGCGGCCCCGGAACGGGTGCCGGAGGGTCTGGTGCTGGCCTGCTTCGCCTGCGGGGCGCGCCAGGCCGTGGCGCTGGTCCGCTCGGAGTATCCGCGAGCGCTGGCGCGCATGCGGGAGGCGGTGGCGCGGGCGTACGCCGACGGGCACTTCGGCCGGTCCGTGCACGGCACGGGCACCGCCGTGCAGGTGTTCGCCACACCGGACGGGCGGGCCCACCTCGCCGCTGCGCCGTACCTTCCGCCTGGCGAACCACCCGACGACGACTACCTGTTGCTCCTGGTTACCGGGCGGCGCTGGGCTCACCACAACTCCGGTAGCACGACCCGCCACAGCGGCACCAGCGCGCTCGACCCCGTCGATCTCCTCGACCTCCATCCCGACGACGCCGCCCGGTACGACCTGCGGGAGGGCGCGCGGGTGGGCGTCGACGGCCGCCACGGCCGGGCCCGGCTCACCGCCCGCGTCAGCGAACAGGCGCCCCCCGGCCAGGCCTTCTGCTCCTTCCGCTTCACCGCGAGCAGGGTGAACCGCGCCACCTCCGAGCACGCGAACACCGCCACGTCGTGCCCCGAGTACCAGGTCATGGCGGTACGTGTCCACGACGCGTCGACAGGCGGCGCACGATGA
- the ftsH gene encoding ATP-dependent zinc metalloprotease FtsH yields MITRVRMPHRHLTPPARSGPPREPPTPPSRPPQPLGGRWMFWWVLMTLVMVLLLSRARSGTHATALSYSDFVGKVGASQVQMVDISDKGAVSGTLKNGTKFTTQIPTALGTGAQLQQQLTSHHVRITARQSGSGGSPWLSVLVAFLPFLLLAGFLVWMGRRAAGSVTGGLSAIGRSRAKIIEAERPTTGFDDIAGYDGVKQEISEVVDFLRNPARYTAAGAKGPRGVIMVGPPGTGKTLFARAVAGEADVPFLSVTGSAFVEMFVGVGASRVRDLFGEARKRAPSIVFIDEIDALGSRRGGGTRLGGNDEREQTLNQLLSEMDGFDQSSGIVVLAATNRPESLDPALLRPGRFDRQVTVPLPNQAERASILAVHTRDKTLAPEVDLDAVARATPGFSGADLANLVNEGAINAVRNDRTRIEPHDLDAARDRVLLGRRESSNALLPEERRSVAVHESGHALVAALCEHADPVAKVTILPAGVTLGVTEQLPEAERHLYSESYLTDLLAVRLGGRAAELVAFGEGSTGAANDLAGATQIATRMVREFGLSSALGPIGYASAHPHFLGETADEPGRPPYSEQTQRIVDEEVARLLRQAEERATALLRDHRTALDDLAGQLVAHETVDGSVVLDVLCRERDRADGAGDALAVDASPSPDRREPGTHDPPR; encoded by the coding sequence GTGATCACACGAGTGCGGATGCCGCACCGGCATCTGACGCCGCCCGCCCGGTCCGGGCCGCCGCGCGAACCGCCCACCCCTCCGTCCCGGCCGCCGCAGCCGCTCGGCGGGCGGTGGATGTTCTGGTGGGTCCTGATGACGCTGGTCATGGTCCTGCTGCTCTCGCGCGCGCGGTCCGGAACGCACGCCACCGCGCTCTCGTACAGCGACTTCGTCGGCAAGGTGGGCGCCAGCCAGGTGCAGATGGTCGACATCAGCGACAAGGGCGCGGTCAGCGGCACCCTGAAGAACGGCACGAAGTTCACCACCCAGATCCCCACCGCGCTGGGCACCGGCGCCCAGCTCCAGCAGCAGCTGACCTCGCACCATGTGCGGATCACCGCCCGGCAGAGCGGCAGCGGCGGCTCGCCATGGCTGTCCGTGCTCGTCGCGTTCCTGCCGTTCCTGCTGCTGGCCGGCTTCCTCGTGTGGATGGGACGCCGCGCCGCGGGGTCGGTGACCGGCGGGCTGAGCGCCATCGGGCGCTCACGCGCGAAGATCATCGAGGCGGAGCGGCCCACCACCGGCTTCGACGACATCGCCGGGTACGACGGGGTCAAGCAGGAGATCAGCGAGGTCGTCGACTTCCTGCGCAATCCCGCCCGGTACACCGCCGCCGGGGCCAAGGGCCCCCGTGGCGTGATCATGGTGGGGCCGCCCGGGACCGGCAAGACGCTCTTCGCGCGGGCGGTCGCCGGCGAGGCGGACGTGCCGTTCCTGTCGGTGACCGGCTCCGCGTTCGTGGAGATGTTCGTCGGGGTCGGCGCCTCCCGGGTGCGCGACCTGTTCGGCGAAGCGCGCAAACGCGCTCCGTCGATCGTGTTCATCGACGAGATCGACGCGCTCGGTTCGCGTCGCGGCGGCGGGACCCGGCTGGGCGGCAACGACGAGCGCGAGCAGACCCTGAACCAGCTGCTGTCCGAGATGGACGGCTTCGACCAGTCCAGCGGCATCGTCGTCCTCGCCGCCACCAACCGTCCCGAGAGCCTCGACCCGGCCCTGCTGCGTCCCGGGCGGTTCGACCGGCAGGTCACCGTGCCGCTGCCCAACCAGGCCGAGCGGGCATCGATCCTCGCCGTTCACACCCGGGACAAGACCCTGGCCCCGGAGGTCGATCTGGACGCGGTGGCGCGTGCCACCCCGGGGTTCTCCGGCGCGGATCTCGCCAACCTGGTCAACGAGGGCGCCATCAACGCCGTACGGAACGACCGCACCCGGATCGAACCGCACGACCTGGACGCCGCCCGCGATCGTGTGCTGCTGGGACGCCGGGAGTCCTCCAACGCGCTGCTGCCCGAGGAGCGCCGCTCGGTCGCGGTCCACGAGTCGGGTCACGCCCTGGTCGCGGCACTGTGCGAGCACGCCGACCCGGTGGCCAAGGTGACCATCCTGCCCGCCGGCGTCACCCTGGGAGTCACCGAGCAACTCCCGGAAGCAGAACGTCACTTGTACAGCGAGAGTTATCTGACCGACCTTCTGGCGGTGCGCCTGGGCGGGCGGGCGGCCGAACTCGTGGCCTTCGGCGAGGGATCGACGGGAGCCGCCAACGACCTGGCCGGAGCCACCCAGATCGCCACTCGCATGGTCCGCGAGTTCGGCCTCTCCTCGGCACTCGGCCCGATCGGCTACGCCTCGGCCCATCCGCACTTCCTCGGTGAGACGGCCGACGAGCCGGGCCGGCCGCCGTACTCGGAGCAGACCCAGCGCATCGTCGACGAGGAGGTCGCTCGTCTGCTCCGCCAGGCCGAGGAACGCGCGACCGCGCTGCTGCGCGACCACCGGACCGCCCTGGACGACCTGGCCGGACAACTGGTCGCCCACGAGACCGTCGACGGCTCCGTCGTCCTCGACGTCCTGTGCCGGGAACGTGACCGGGCTGACGGGGCAGGTGATGCCCTCGCCGTCGACGCCTCGCCGAGCCCTGATCGCCGCGAGCCGGGCACACACGACCCGCCGCGGTGA
- a CDS encoding Dyp-type peroxidase, which yields MVRSAGAAALGAGVSGCGGAPEGRAASTRGLPRYGPDGSAVARRAQEAARVRPFAGDRQAGVSTPQQRHVLLLAYDLDEPRPAALRTTLGRFTSALPGLVEEARRAALTVTVAVGPGLLRTAPVPHLPIFAGDRLDPAGCGGDLLVQFCAADPATVAGAAGELTRRTAGGVRWRQPGFLPPTPPGQTPRNVLGFKDGTANPAPEECERWVWDSRGGTYLVVRRVHVDVADFAALPLSRQEEVIGRHRADGAPLGGSREHDQPDMFAKTPQGRYVIPPHAHIRAAAPHLDGGARMLRRGYSYDNGADDRGLLFLAYMRDPALFVRVQQRLAERDELSRFIEHRGSAVGYVLPGAAGRPLGAGLV from the coding sequence GTGGTCCGGTCGGCCGGAGCCGCCGCACTCGGCGCCGGTGTGTCCGGGTGCGGCGGGGCGCCGGAGGGCCGGGCTGCCTCCACGAGGGGCCTGCCGCGGTACGGCCCGGACGGGTCCGCGGTGGCCCGACGGGCGCAGGAAGCCGCCCGCGTCCGGCCCTTCGCGGGCGACCGCCAGGCCGGGGTGAGCACACCGCAGCAGCGCCACGTCCTCCTCCTCGCGTACGACCTCGACGAACCCCGGCCGGCCGCGCTGCGCACCACCCTCGGCCGTTTCACCAGCGCGCTGCCCGGCCTCGTGGAGGAGGCCCGGCGGGCGGCTCTCACCGTGACGGTCGCCGTCGGACCGGGTCTGCTCCGCACCGCCCCCGTCCCGCACCTCCCGATCTTTGCCGGGGACCGGTTGGACCCCGCCGGCTGCGGTGGCGACCTCCTCGTCCAGTTCTGCGCGGCCGACCCCGCCACCGTCGCGGGTGCGGCGGGCGAGCTCACCCGCCGCACCGCCGGAGGCGTCCGCTGGCGCCAGCCGGGCTTCCTGCCGCCCACCCCGCCCGGGCAGACCCCGCGCAACGTCCTCGGCTTCAAGGACGGCACCGCCAACCCGGCTCCCGAGGAGTGCGAACGCTGGGTGTGGGACTCCCGGGGCGGCACCTACCTCGTGGTGCGCCGCGTCCATGTCGACGTGGCAGACTTCGCCGCGCTCCCCCTGTCCCGCCAGGAAGAGGTCATCGGGCGGCACCGGGCCGACGGCGCGCCACTCGGCGGCAGCCGTGAGCACGACCAGCCGGACATGTTCGCCAAGACCCCGCAGGGCCGCTACGTCATCCCGCCCCACGCCCACATCAGGGCGGCCGCGCCGCACCTCGACGGCGGTGCCCGCATGCTGCGGCGCGGCTACTCCTACGACAACGGAGCCGACGACCGCGGCCTGCTTTTCCTCGCTTACATGCGCGACCCCGCTCTCTTCGTCCGGGTCCAGCAACGGCTCGCCGAGCGTGACGAGTTGAGCCGTTTCATCGAGCACCGGGGTTCGGCGGTGGGGTACGTACTGCCGGGGGCGGCCGGTCGTCCACTGGGGGCGGGGCTCGTGTGA
- a CDS encoding right-handed parallel beta-helix repeat-containing protein, whose translation MRSNLIQRGMARRVVWPAMVLLLGLAGAAGCSGRQSAAGPAAGPAGGATGGAARAGAGEGAVVRVPQDTRSLQKAMDRVRPGGLVLVSPGVYRESVTIAKPRVVLRGTDRSGVVVDGEFRRPNGVIVTGAGSVVENLTVRNHLADGVLFTGVTDARLQAGRAGGSANDSLDTEKFPPLQGFRASYVTAHNNALHGIYVSDAQAGVIDHSYASGQADSGIYVGQCQPCWTVVRDNVTEHNAVGIEVTNASEQLWLLGNRASRNRIGLTVNSSDVGTLGPQHGAVVAGDAFTDNNDADSPDQADVGFGIGIGTGGGRDNLFQQNLVSGNRAAGIVISDVQGYPATGNVVRDNSATLNGTDLVLSAADRTGNRLSGNGRAVVARRLTAVPEPPGVSFRNVPAPPAQQPMPQAATQPPQPAVGLPGTVEAQSYRIPRSG comes from the coding sequence ATGCGATCGAATCTCATCCAACGAGGCATGGCGCGCCGCGTGGTGTGGCCGGCCATGGTGCTGCTGCTGGGCCTCGCCGGGGCGGCCGGGTGCAGTGGGCGGCAGTCGGCAGCAGGGCCGGCAGCCGGCCCGGCCGGCGGCGCGACCGGCGGTGCGGCCCGGGCAGGGGCCGGGGAAGGGGCCGTGGTGCGGGTGCCGCAGGACACCCGCTCCCTGCAGAAGGCGATGGACCGGGTGCGTCCGGGCGGCCTCGTCCTGGTCTCGCCGGGCGTGTACCGGGAGAGCGTCACCATCGCCAAGCCCCGTGTCGTGCTGCGCGGTACGGACCGCTCGGGCGTCGTCGTGGACGGCGAGTTCCGCCGCCCGAACGGCGTCATCGTCACCGGTGCCGGCTCGGTCGTGGAGAACCTGACCGTGCGCAACCACCTCGCCGACGGCGTGCTGTTCACCGGCGTCACCGATGCCCGCCTCCAGGCCGGCCGCGCGGGCGGCTCCGCCAACGACTCCCTGGACACCGAGAAGTTCCCACCCTTGCAGGGCTTCCGCGCGTCCTACGTGACCGCGCACAACAACGCGTTGCACGGCATCTACGTCTCCGACGCCCAGGCCGGCGTCATCGACCACTCCTACGCCTCCGGACAGGCCGACTCCGGCATCTACGTCGGTCAGTGCCAGCCCTGCTGGACGGTGGTGCGGGACAACGTCACCGAGCACAACGCGGTCGGCATCGAGGTCACCAATGCCTCCGAACAGCTGTGGCTGCTGGGCAACCGGGCATCCCGCAACCGGATCGGACTGACCGTCAACTCCAGCGACGTGGGGACCCTGGGCCCCCAGCACGGCGCGGTCGTCGCCGGCGACGCCTTCACCGACAACAACGACGCCGACAGCCCGGACCAGGCAGACGTCGGCTTCGGCATCGGGATCGGCACCGGCGGCGGACGCGACAACCTGTTCCAGCAGAACCTGGTCTCCGGCAACCGGGCCGCCGGGATCGTCATCAGCGACGTGCAGGGCTACCCCGCCACCGGCAATGTCGTACGGGACAACTCGGCCACCCTCAACGGCACGGACCTCGTCCTGAGCGCGGCCGACAGGACCGGCAACCGGCTCTCGGGCAACGGCAGGGCAGTGGTCGCCCGGCGGCTGACGGCGGTACCGGAGCCGCCGGGCGTGTCCTTCCGGAACGTCCCCGCACCCCCGGCGCAGCAGCCGATGCCCCAGGCGGCCACCCAGCCGCCCCAGCCGGCCGTCGGACTGCCCGGCACGGTGGAGGCCCAGTCGTACCGCATCCCGAGGTCCGGCTAG
- a CDS encoding rhamnogalacturonan lyase B N-terminal domain-containing protein has protein sequence MAISRRSVLAASAALVPLGGAGAAVLTAAAPAQAAGFGYTSGGGYYTVNTGAGLSFKISQSNGDMTSLNYNGTELQPPGTKGSHVESGLGSTATVTATQTGNHIIVTESVTNWYGSGTLIHYFVVVSGQNTIYMATYVDSAGGGELRWIQYLNRSVLSGINTPSDISGGTAIESSDIYLVGSQTRSKYYSNRRALELTPRGVTGNGIGVHMVYGNRESSAGGPFFRDIEQQGTNSSIELYNYLFSAHNQTESQRLGVLYGPYALMVGGTSTPNAPDMSFLYGLGLRGAVTDSGRGYVSGKASGVASGSTALVGFASATAQYWCTPDPSTGNFSSPMMKPGTYTQTLYQDELAVATRTVTVSAGTATTGQNITSAWTTPTALFRIGEWNGTPTSFKNGSRLTSMHPSDARMSSWGPTTYTVGSSTAADFPAYQWKDVNNPTKVVFTLTSAQIAARTVRIGITAAYAGGRPQITVNDWTSAAPGASGQPSSRSLTIGTYRGNNTVFTYSVPASAFVAGTNTLTINVISGSSGSSYLSPGMSYDCVELY, from the coding sequence TTGGCCATCAGCAGACGATCCGTGCTCGCGGCCTCCGCCGCTCTCGTCCCCCTCGGCGGCGCGGGCGCGGCCGTCCTCACGGCCGCGGCGCCCGCCCAGGCCGCGGGCTTCGGCTACACCAGCGGCGGCGGCTATTACACCGTGAACACCGGCGCCGGTCTGAGCTTCAAGATCAGCCAGAGCAACGGCGACATGACCTCGCTGAACTACAACGGCACCGAACTCCAGCCCCCCGGCACCAAGGGCTCCCACGTCGAGTCGGGTCTCGGCAGCACGGCGACCGTCACCGCCACGCAGACCGGCAACCACATCATCGTCACCGAGTCGGTCACCAACTGGTACGGCAGCGGCACCCTGATCCACTACTTCGTCGTCGTCAGCGGCCAGAACACGATCTACATGGCCACCTATGTGGACTCCGCGGGCGGCGGCGAGCTGCGCTGGATCCAGTACCTGAACCGCTCCGTCCTCAGCGGCATCAACACCCCGTCCGACATCAGCGGCGGCACAGCCATCGAGTCCTCGGACATCTACCTGGTCGGCAGCCAGACCCGCTCGAAGTACTACTCCAACCGCCGGGCCCTGGAACTGACCCCGCGCGGCGTCACGGGCAACGGCATCGGCGTCCACATGGTGTACGGCAACCGGGAGAGCAGCGCCGGCGGCCCGTTCTTCCGTGACATCGAGCAGCAGGGCACGAACTCGTCGATCGAGCTCTACAACTACCTGTTCTCCGCCCACAATCAGACGGAGAGCCAGCGACTCGGCGTCCTGTACGGGCCGTACGCGCTGATGGTCGGCGGCACGAGCACGCCCAACGCACCCGACATGAGCTTCCTGTACGGGCTCGGCCTGCGCGGCGCGGTGACGGACTCCGGGCGCGGCTATGTGAGCGGCAAGGCGTCCGGGGTGGCGAGCGGCTCCACCGCCCTGGTCGGTTTCGCGAGCGCCACGGCGCAGTACTGGTGCACGCCCGACCCGTCGACGGGCAACTTCAGCAGCCCGATGATGAAGCCGGGGACGTACACCCAGACGCTGTACCAGGACGAACTCGCCGTCGCCACGCGCACCGTGACGGTGAGCGCGGGCACCGCCACCACCGGGCAGAACATCACCTCCGCCTGGACGACCCCGACCGCCCTCTTCCGGATCGGCGAGTGGAACGGCACACCGACGTCGTTCAAGAACGGCTCCCGGCTGACGTCCATGCACCCGTCCGACGCCCGGATGAGCAGCTGGGGCCCGACGACCTACACGGTGGGCAGCAGCACCGCCGCCGACTTCCCGGCGTACCAGTGGAAGGACGTCAACAACCCCACCAAGGTGGTCTTCACCCTCACCTCCGCCCAGATCGCCGCCCGCACGGTCCGCATCGGCATCACCGCCGCCTACGCCGGCGGCCGTCCCCAGATCACCGTGAACGACTGGACCTCCGCCGCGCCCGGCGCCTCCGGCCAGCCGAGCTCCCGCAGCCTGACCATCGGCACCTACCGCGGCAACAACACCGTGTTCACCTACTCCGTCCCGGCGAGCGCCTTCGTCGCCGGCACCAACACGCTGACCATCAACGTCATCAGCGGTTCGAGCGGCAGCTCCTATCTGAGCCCGGGCATGAGTTACGACTGCGTGGAGCTGTACTGA
- a CDS encoding DMT family transporter — translation MDTPSASFARLVPGMAGMTLVGSSVTVSRTLVDAPLFTGQAIRYAAATAILLVMARLTGARLMWPRGLEWLWLAGIAVTGLVLFNVAVVRGVAHAEPAVVAVAVACVPVVLGVVGPVLERRRPGRQVLLAAPVVMAGAVLVEGTGRTDAVGVAWAVLALGCEAGFTLLAVPVLRRHAPWGVSVHATWLAAVLLAVLGVTSDGPSAARELTGAQWAALGYLALMVTAVAFVLWYSTVRAVGAGRAGLLTGIAPLAAAVVGAVSGSGAPRPSVWLGIAVLVLGLVVGLRRRPLPAKEAPAMDRPATATTAPPPL, via the coding sequence ATGGACACACCTTCCGCATCGTTCGCCCGGCTCGTGCCGGGCATGGCCGGGATGACGCTGGTCGGCAGCAGCGTCACCGTCTCGCGCACGCTCGTCGACGCCCCGCTGTTCACCGGTCAGGCGATCCGGTACGCGGCCGCGACCGCGATCCTGCTGGTCATGGCCCGGCTCACCGGTGCCCGCCTGATGTGGCCACGCGGCCTGGAGTGGCTGTGGCTGGCCGGGATCGCGGTCACCGGTCTGGTGCTGTTCAACGTGGCCGTGGTCCGCGGTGTCGCGCACGCGGAGCCCGCGGTGGTCGCCGTCGCGGTGGCATGCGTACCGGTGGTGCTCGGGGTGGTGGGGCCGGTGCTGGAGCGGCGCAGGCCGGGCAGGCAGGTCCTGCTGGCCGCACCTGTCGTCATGGCCGGCGCGGTACTGGTGGAGGGCACGGGCCGCACCGATGCCGTCGGGGTGGCCTGGGCGGTGCTGGCCCTGGGCTGCGAGGCCGGGTTCACCCTGCTCGCGGTGCCGGTGCTGCGCCGGCATGCGCCGTGGGGCGTGTCCGTGCACGCGACGTGGCTGGCCGCCGTGCTGCTGGCCGTTCTCGGCGTGACGTCGGACGGGCCCTCGGCCGCACGCGAGTTGACCGGTGCTCAATGGGCGGCCCTCGGTTACCTGGCGTTGATGGTGACGGCGGTCGCCTTCGTCCTGTGGTACTCGACGGTCCGCGCCGTCGGGGCCGGGCGAGCCGGGCTGCTCACCGGCATCGCACCGCTCGCCGCGGCGGTCGTCGGCGCCGTCTCGGGCAGCGGCGCGCCCAGGCCGTCGGTGTGGCTGGGCATCGCCGTCCTGGTCCTCGGCCTGGTCGTCGGCCTGCGCCGGCGCCCTCTTCCCGCGAAGGAGGCCCCGGCCATGGACCGCCCGGCCACAGCCACGACTGCTCCCCCACCCCTGTAG